TGGTCGCTTCTTCAAATGGCGAGGGACTGCGACGACGAAAGCCTGTATTTGCGACAAGGAAGGGAACGTGACGCTTGCGCTGGAAGAAGCGACGATCCTCACAACGACCGTCGCGGAGATAGCGAGCGTTCTCGCGCACTTGTTCGAGGACGAGCAAACGGCCGCCCGCACGATGCAGCTGTACCTATTGGCTGCAATGCAACTGCTTGATCTCTCGCGCGCAGCCTCTCGAGATCAAGCCCAACGATGGGCTGAACGCGCCTTGTGCGGCCTTTCGCCCACAGAGCCGGTCTTTCTGGTCAGAGGATACCGCCGAGCATGAATCTTTCTCATCCGCGCCCGGGCTGATGGCGAAGGCCTCTCGCGTCGTGTGCGCGCTGATCTTCCGTTGACAAATTCCCGGCATGCCGCGTACCATGCGCGTCCTTGCCCGAACCCGCTTTGGAAAGGAGGAGGTTCGAGATGAGCGATGAGCGAGCCATCATCGGCGTCGACATCGGGGGAACGAAGATCGCCACCGGAATCGTTTGCGGCACGCGCGTTCTGGAACGCGTCTTCCTTCCCACACTGGCGGATCGGTCGAAGGAAGAGGTGTTGCATCAAGTCTTCGCCTCTGTGGACCTCGTCCTCGAACGCGCGAGCCATCGCATCGAACAGATTGATGGCATCGGCGTCGTCGCTCCTGGCCCTCTCGATCCTCGAACGGGCACATTGCTTTATTCCCCGAACATCCCGGCCTTGAAGGATGTCCCCATCGTTCGCCTCATGCGCGAGCGCTACGGCCGTCCCGTGCGCATTGAAAACGACGCGAACGCCGCTGGACTGGCCGAGGCCCTCTTTGGAGCGGGCGCCGGATACGAGCACGTCTTCTACGTCACCGTGAGCACTGGGATCGGAACGGGCGTCATCCTCGGCGGCAAGATCTATGGGGGACGAACCGGCATGGCTGTCGAGGCCGGACATGTCACCATTGACTACGATGGACCGCTCTGCAACTGTGGCCATCGGGGATGCATCGAAGCCTTCGCTTCGGGCACGGCCATCACCCGACGGACGAAGGAGAAGCTGCGTCAAGCGATGGTCCCCTCGCTCCTCCATGATCTCGTCGCTGGGGATCTGGAGGCCATCACGCCCATCGTCGTGGGTGAAGCCGCCCGACGAGGAGACCCGCTCGCTCTGGAGGTCGTCGAGGAGACGGCGCGTTTTCTAAGCATTTGGCTTGGGGGGATGATCAACGTCTTCGATCCCGATATCATCGTCTTAGGCGGAGGCGTCTCGCAATGGGGCGATCTCTTGTTCTCCCGTCTGCGCCAGCTCACGCCGATGTATTCGATCCTCCCGCGCGCGGCTGAGATCGCCATTGTCCCTACCCGCTTGGAAGCGGATGTCGGCATTCTCGGAGCCGCTGCACTTTTCGCTTCCACGTGAGCCCATGGCTCACAATTTCAAACTCACCGAGAGGCCATCGCGCAGAGGGATGATCGTCGTCAACAAGTCCGGCGATGAGAAGAGCAGCCGATTGAACTCGCGAATGGCCGCGGTCTCCCGATCAGTCTCCCCACGCGCGACGCGCCCGCTCCACAAGACATTGTCGGCCACCAAGAGACCACCGCGTCGCAACCGCGGCACGGCCTTGCGAAAGACGTCCGGATATTGATGCTTGTCCACGTCGTTGAAGATCAGATCGAACTGTCCCTCCACCTGGTCCAGGAGCAGCAACGCATCGCCGACTAGAATCCGGACTCGATCGGCGACGCCCGCACGCCGAAAATACCCGAGCGCTTCGCGCGCATTGGTCGGATTGTTATCGGTGTAATACACGACCCCATCCTCGGGGACGGCCAAAGCCAGCCAGATCGTCGAGTATCCGATCGCCGATCCCATCTCGAAGATCCGCCGTGCGCCAATCATGCGCGCCAATTGGTGCAACCATCGGCCCACGATCGGACCGACGATGGGAATACGCCGCCGATGGGCTACCTCCTCCTGCTCGAGGAGTACATCGAGGCGATCGGGAGAGAAACTCTCGATGTATCGAGCGACGTCTTCGTAAAGGATGCCCATGCCCCCTCCTCCCCGCTGATTCTCAGAGCCCGAATGACCTCACCAGCGTCCCGCCGAATGCCGCAAGGAAATACCTTGGCAGAAGCTCCTTCCGAGAGCAAGGAGGTGAAGATCGTCTCCAAACCGCGAGGAGGAGATCGTGGAGACCAC
The genomic region above belongs to Blastocatellia bacterium and contains:
- a CDS encoding ROK family protein produces the protein MSDERAIIGVDIGGTKIATGIVCGTRVLERVFLPTLADRSKEEVLHQVFASVDLVLERASHRIEQIDGIGVVAPGPLDPRTGTLLYSPNIPALKDVPIVRLMRERYGRPVRIENDANAAGLAEALFGAGAGYEHVFYVTVSTGIGTGVILGGKIYGGRTGMAVEAGHVTIDYDGPLCNCGHRGCIEAFASGTAITRRTKEKLRQAMVPSLLHDLVAGDLEAITPIVVGEAARRGDPLALEVVEETARFLSIWLGGMINVFDPDIIVLGGGVSQWGDLLFSRLRQLTPMYSILPRAAEIAIVPTRLEADVGILGAAALFAST
- a CDS encoding O-methyltransferase, whose amino-acid sequence is MGILYEDVARYIESFSPDRLDVLLEQEEVAHRRRIPIVGPIVGRWLHQLARMIGARRIFEMGSAIGYSTIWLALAVPEDGVVYYTDNNPTNAREALGYFRRAGVADRVRILVGDALLLLDQVEGQFDLIFNDVDKHQYPDVFRKAVPRLRRGGLLVADNVLWSGRVARGETDRETAAIREFNRLLFSSPDLLTTIIPLRDGLSVSLKL